One part of the Oceanihabitans sp. IOP_32 genome encodes these proteins:
- a CDS encoding cysteine desulfurase family protein, whose product MKTFYFDNAATTKMRDEVIDKMTQAMKANYGNASSSHSFGRASKTLIEKSRKTIASYLNASPSEIVFTSGGTEADNLVLLSAVRDLKVEHIITSKIEHHAVLHTVEQLEKEYNVTVSYVNITSNGSVDYAHLETLLHTSKKTLVSLMHINNEIGNVLDLKKVSDLCQANQALFHSDTVQSIGHYKLDLQAVKIDFLAAAAHKFHGPKGIGFVFIRKNSGLRSLIFGGEQERGIRAGTECVHNIVGQEVALKMAYDNLEKETAYIKSLKQYFITELKRKFPLVKFNGYSGDLEKSTYTLVNVCLPVAPEKAAMLLFQLDLKGIACSKGSACQSGSAKGSHVLSEILSDDDMAKPSIRFSFSIYNTKEEIDYVIDVLSEFVTH is encoded by the coding sequence ATGAAGACTTTCTATTTCGATAATGCAGCAACTACTAAAATGCGTGACGAAGTTATTGATAAAATGACTCAGGCCATGAAAGCTAACTACGGTAATGCTTCATCATCACATAGCTTTGGAAGAGCATCTAAAACCTTAATTGAAAAATCTAGAAAAACAATTGCAAGTTATCTAAACGCTTCTCCTAGCGAAATAGTGTTTACTTCGGGAGGCACAGAGGCCGATAATTTAGTCTTGTTAAGTGCCGTTCGTGATTTAAAGGTTGAGCATATTATTACTTCCAAAATTGAACATCATGCCGTTTTACATACGGTAGAGCAACTTGAAAAAGAATATAATGTAACGGTTAGTTATGTGAATATTACCAGTAATGGAAGTGTAGATTATGCACATTTAGAAACGCTGCTTCATACTTCAAAAAAAACTTTGGTTAGTTTAATGCATATTAATAACGAAATAGGTAATGTTCTAGACTTAAAAAAAGTAAGCGATTTGTGCCAGGCTAACCAGGCTTTATTTCACAGTGATACGGTGCAATCTATTGGGCATTATAAACTCGATTTACAAGCAGTAAAAATAGATTTTCTTGCTGCAGCAGCGCATAAATTTCACGGTCCAAAAGGTATTGGGTTTGTTTTTATTAGAAAAAACTCTGGTTTAAGATCTTTAATTTTTGGAGGAGAACAAGAGCGCGGTATTAGAGCAGGCACCGAATGTGTACATAATATTGTAGGTCAAGAAGTGGCTTTAAAAATGGCCTATGATAATTTAGAAAAAGAGACTGCGTACATTAAATCTTTAAAGCAGTATTTTATAACAGAACTTAAAAGAAAATTCCCTTTAGTTAAATTTAATGGTTATTCTGGCGACCTAGAAAAAAGCACGTATACTCTCGTTAATGTTTGTTTGCCCGTGGCCCCAGAAAAGGCAGCTATGTTATTGTTTCAATTAGATTTAAAAGGAATTGCCTGTTCTAAGGGTAGTGCTTGCCAGAGTGGAAGCGCAAAAGGTTCTCATGTATTATCAGAAATTTTAAGTGATGATGACATGGCAAAGCCATCCATCAGATTTTCGTTTAGCATTTATAATACCAAGGAAGAAATAGATTATGTAATTGATGTTTTAAGCGAGTTTGTCACGCATTAA
- a CDS encoding AI-2E family transporter: MIQIAPKIIRQIFVLLLILLVGSLIFIEMRPYLSGVLGAVTFYILLKGLMTKLIVVHKWKPVLASLTLMLGSFVIVLIPLTGFGFMLGNKVSEAVRNSERVINAFKEQVSHIESKTGIDVNSQIDTQAITTWLSTNLQSMAGNTFNVLIAIGLMYFLLHYMLLNRFELKQTLRDYIPMDTDNLNKIGREIQNMVKSNAIGIPLVALSQGIIALVGFLIFGIKDPLFWFVIVTIGSMIPFVGTFVGIIPVFILTLSTGQSFQAWGILIYGIVVVTSTDNVIRLLILKKLDNVHPLVTLVGVIVGVPLFGFIGLIFGPLLISVFIVLVKIYKNEYGQSY, from the coding sequence ATGATACAAATTGCACCAAAAATAATTCGTCAGATTTTTGTTTTATTGTTAATATTACTGGTGGGTAGCTTAATTTTTATTGAGATGCGTCCTTATTTAAGTGGCGTGTTAGGTGCCGTTACCTTTTATATTCTATTAAAAGGTTTGATGACAAAATTAATAGTAGTGCACAAATGGAAACCCGTTCTTGCGTCCTTAACCCTTATGCTTGGTTCTTTTGTAATTGTTCTTATTCCCTTAACCGGTTTTGGTTTTATGCTTGGTAACAAGGTCTCTGAAGCTGTGAGGAATAGTGAACGTGTTATTAATGCTTTTAAAGAACAAGTGAGCCATATAGAAAGTAAAACTGGTATTGATGTCAATTCTCAAATTGATACACAAGCTATCACCACATGGCTTTCAACTAATTTACAGAGTATGGCTGGAAACACTTTTAATGTACTAATAGCCATTGGTTTAATGTATTTTCTGTTGCATTACATGCTTTTAAATCGCTTCGAATTAAAGCAAACCTTACGTGATTATATACCTATGGACACAGACAACTTAAATAAAATAGGACGTGAAATTCAAAACATGGTAAAATCTAACGCAATCGGAATTCCATTAGTTGCCCTATCTCAAGGCATTATAGCTTTAGTTGGTTTTTTAATTTTTGGAATAAAAGATCCGTTATTTTGGTTTGTAATTGTCACCATTGGTTCTATGATTCCTTTTGTAGGTACATTTGTAGGTATTATTCCTGTGTTTATATTAACCCTGTCCACTGGACAATCTTTCCAGGCCTGGGGCATTCTCATTTACGGTATCGTGGTGGTTACTTCTACCGATAATGTTATTAGGCTATTAATATTAAAAAAATTAGATAATGTACACCCGCTAGTAACTTTAGTTGGCGTTATTGTTGGTGTACCGCTATTTGGATTTATCGGTTTAATTTTTGGTCCGTTATTAATAAGTGTCTTTATTGTCTTGGTTAAAATTTATAAAAATGAATATGGCCAATCATATTAA
- the rocD gene encoding ornithine--oxo-acid transaminase, protein MNILKQQKSQEAIDLENKYGAHNYHPLPVVLSRGEGVHVWDVEGKQYYDFLSAYSAVNQGHCHPKIVNAMVQQAQTLTLTSRAFHNDMLGKYEKFACEFFNFEKLLPMNTGAEAVETALKICRKWAYEVKGIDENKAEIIVCENNFHGRTTTIISFSNDPVARENFGPFTKGFVKIEYDNLEALEDVLKTNPNVAGFLVEPIQGEAGVYVPSDDYLVKAEALCEKYNVLFIADEVQTGIARTGRLLATCGNCSCEDKNCSNTPDVKPDILILGKALSGGAYPVSAVLADNSIMDVIKPGNHGSTFGGNPIAAAVAIAALEVVRDENLAENAFVLGELFRSELNKYISTSSIVKLVRGKGLLNAIVINDDEDSDTAWNICLALRDNGLLAKPTHGNIIRFAPPLVITEAQLLDCVSIIIETLKQFEN, encoded by the coding sequence ATGAATATTTTAAAGCAACAAAAATCTCAAGAAGCAATAGATTTAGAAAATAAATACGGTGCACACAATTATCACCCATTACCTGTGGTATTGAGTAGAGGAGAAGGCGTTCATGTTTGGGATGTAGAAGGCAAACAATATTACGATTTTTTATCGGCATACTCGGCTGTAAACCAAGGGCATTGTCATCCAAAAATTGTGAACGCCATGGTGCAACAAGCGCAAACATTAACATTAACATCTAGAGCTTTTCATAATGATATGTTAGGCAAATATGAAAAATTTGCTTGCGAGTTTTTTAATTTCGAGAAGTTGTTACCTATGAATACGGGTGCAGAAGCTGTAGAAACCGCTTTAAAAATTTGCAGAAAATGGGCGTATGAGGTCAAAGGCATTGACGAAAACAAAGCTGAAATTATTGTCTGCGAAAACAATTTCCATGGTCGAACAACAACTATAATTTCCTTTTCTAACGATCCTGTTGCTCGAGAAAATTTTGGGCCCTTCACTAAGGGGTTTGTAAAAATTGAATACGACAATTTAGAAGCGTTAGAAGATGTTTTAAAAACGAATCCTAATGTTGCTGGTTTTTTAGTTGAACCCATTCAAGGTGAAGCTGGTGTTTACGTACCAAGCGACGACTATTTAGTTAAAGCTGAGGCCTTGTGCGAAAAATATAATGTACTATTTATAGCAGACGAAGTGCAAACAGGAATCGCTAGAACTGGGCGTTTATTAGCAACTTGCGGTAACTGCAGTTGCGAAGATAAAAATTGCTCGAACACACCAGATGTAAAGCCAGATATTTTAATACTTGGTAAGGCTTTAAGTGGTGGGGCTTATCCTGTAAGCGCTGTTTTGGCCGATAATTCTATCATGGACGTTATTAAACCTGGCAATCACGGCAGTACATTTGGAGGCAATCCTATCGCTGCTGCAGTGGCTATTGCCGCTCTTGAGGTGGTAAGAGATGAGAATTTAGCCGAAAATGCTTTTGTTTTAGGTGAATTATTTAGAAGTGAATTAAACAAATACATATCAACAAGCTCTATTGTAAAATTAGTTAGAGGTAAGGGTTTGCTTAACGCTATTGTTATTAATGATGATGAAGATAGCGATACCGCTTGGAATATTTGTTTGGCATTACGTGATAATGGATTGTTGGCAAAACCAACACATGGAAACATAATTCGTTTTGCGCCACCTTTAGTAATAACCGAAGCGCAATTGTTAGATTGCGTTAGCATTATTATTGAAACTTTAAAACAGTTTGAAAATTAA
- a CDS encoding DUF6048 family protein has product MSLSAQNETVKSNNADSLKIERKYGLRIGGDIGKLIRTAIDDEYTGFEIAADYRLKKNIYLAGEIGFDEKDNVTDYLNVTTSGSYFKAGIDYNSYQNWLDMDNMIYFGFRVGASSFNHTLNSFKTYNTSQYWGDQFASNTSEKFEGLTAIWGEIILGLKAELFNNLYMGLNVQLKFLANENQPDNFQNIYIPGFHKTFDSSRIGVGYGYTIAYRIPLYKSHR; this is encoded by the coding sequence ATGTCTTTAAGTGCTCAAAACGAAACGGTTAAAAGTAATAATGCCGATTCGCTAAAAATTGAGCGTAAATATGGACTGCGCATTGGTGGTGATATTGGAAAGCTTATTAGAACAGCTATCGACGACGAATACACGGGTTTCGAAATAGCTGCCGATTACCGCCTTAAAAAAAACATATACTTAGCTGGAGAAATTGGTTTTGATGAAAAGGATAATGTTACAGATTATTTAAACGTTACAACAAGTGGGAGTTATTTTAAAGCTGGAATAGATTATAACTCCTATCAAAATTGGTTAGACATGGACAACATGATTTACTTTGGGTTTCGTGTTGGTGCAAGCAGTTTTAACCATACGTTAAATAGTTTTAAAACCTATAATACCAGCCAATACTGGGGAGATCAATTTGCTTCGAATACCTCTGAAAAATTTGAAGGTTTAACCGCTATATGGGGTGAAATTATTCTGGGATTAAAAGCCGAACTTTTTAATAACCTCTATATGGGGCTTAACGTGCAGCTTAAATTTTTAGCAAACGAAAATCAACCCGATAATTTTCAAAACATATACATTCCTGGGTTTCATAAAACTTTCGATAGTAGCCGCATTGGCGTTGGATATGGCTATACTATTGCTTATCGCATACCACTGTACAAGAGTCACAGATAA
- a CDS encoding DUF6452 family protein: MKNFKYLFLPFLVFACMLLVNCERDDICPESTPTTPNLIITSFDVSIQENKKNMFDVTIKGEGVDQFLEDYKKVTTDSIVLPLNTATNSVVYKIYTNSTIDNNGTPADESDDIVTGNLDTVTVNYTTEQVYVSRACGYKTVFKDVSITVDTNNWIQFIQPVNNPQSVEDEKATHFKLFH, encoded by the coding sequence ATGAAAAATTTCAAATATCTTTTTTTGCCCTTTCTGGTATTCGCGTGCATGCTTTTGGTAAATTGCGAACGCGACGACATATGTCCAGAAAGTACACCAACTACGCCGAATTTAATTATTACCTCGTTTGATGTTTCGATACAAGAAAACAAAAAGAATATGTTCGATGTCACCATAAAAGGAGAAGGTGTAGATCAGTTTTTAGAAGACTATAAAAAAGTAACCACAGACTCTATAGTTTTACCTTTAAATACGGCAACTAATAGTGTTGTTTATAAGATTTATACCAATTCTACCATAGACAACAATGGCACACCAGCCGATGAGAGTGACGATATTGTAACTGGGAATCTAGACACCGTTACCGTAAATTATACCACCGAACAAGTTTATGTATCTCGAGCTTGTGGTTATAAAACCGTTTTTAAAGATGTTTCAATTACCGTAGATACTAATAATTGGATACAATTTATCCAACCTGTAAACAACCCACAATCTGTAGAAGATGAAAAAGCGACTCATTTTAAATTATTTCATTAA
- a CDS encoding 3-ketoacyl-ACP reductase, with the protein MTTLKNKTAIITGGGRGLGKATALAFAKEGIKIAITGRNETVLKETVSEIEALGVQAIYSVFDVSNYEDVKTGIKGIVDTFGSIDILVNNAGIAAFGTFNDMEVSQWNKIIQTNVMGMYYVTKEVLPYLIAKNEGDIINVSSTAGLSGNANTSAYSASKFAVIGMSEALMKEVRKNNIRVCTLTPSTIATDMSFELGIANKDSQDSVLQPEDFAELIVAGLKLPRRAMLKSAALWSTNP; encoded by the coding sequence ATGACAACTTTAAAAAACAAAACAGCGATAATAACTGGAGGAGGTAGAGGCTTAGGTAAAGCAACCGCTCTCGCATTTGCTAAAGAAGGCATTAAAATTGCTATAACGGGAAGAAATGAAACTGTTTTAAAAGAAACGGTATCTGAAATAGAAGCACTTGGTGTACAAGCCATCTATTCTGTTTTTGATGTTAGCAACTATGAAGACGTAAAAACTGGTATTAAAGGCATTGTAGATACTTTTGGCAGCATCGACATTCTTGTAAACAACGCTGGAATTGCCGCTTTTGGAACTTTTAATGACATGGAGGTTAGCCAATGGAATAAAATTATTCAAACCAATGTCATGGGTATGTATTATGTCACCAAAGAAGTACTCCCTTACTTAATCGCTAAAAACGAAGGCGATATAATTAATGTATCTTCTACGGCAGGCTTAAGTGGCAACGCCAACACATCGGCTTATTCGGCCTCAAAATTTGCGGTTATCGGCATGTCTGAAGCCTTAATGAAAGAAGTTCGTAAAAACAACATTAGAGTGTGTACTTTAACCCCTAGTACCATAGCGACCGATATGTCTTTTGAACTTGGTATCGCTAATAAAGACAGTCAAGACAGCGTCTTGCAACCTGAAGACTTCGCAGAACTTATTGTGGCTGGTTTAAAGTTACCAAGAAGAGCTATGCTAAAAAGTGCTGCATTGTGGTCTACAAATCCGTAG
- a CDS encoding Smr/MutS family protein, producing MNFELDDAVLVIDEDLSGKIKKISGHVITIETTDGFLLDFAADELVKFKPDKTIKRELFTHANIETVISEKEQSKKKSIKKTKAKARYEPTMEVDLHIHHLVKSSKGMTNHDMLTLQLDTARRQLEFAIKNRIQKIVFIHGVGEGVLKTELDYLFGRYNNVKFYDANYQKYGLGATEVYIYQNVPVN from the coding sequence ATGAATTTTGAATTAGACGATGCGGTATTGGTTATAGATGAAGACTTATCTGGAAAAATAAAAAAAATAAGTGGTCATGTTATAACTATTGAAACTACAGATGGATTTTTGTTAGATTTTGCTGCTGATGAATTGGTTAAGTTTAAGCCTGATAAAACCATAAAGCGGGAGCTGTTTACGCATGCTAATATTGAAACTGTCATCTCAGAAAAAGAGCAATCTAAAAAGAAATCTATAAAAAAGACAAAAGCCAAAGCACGTTACGAACCCACTATGGAAGTGGATTTACATATTCATCACTTGGTAAAATCGTCAAAAGGAATGACAAATCACGACATGCTAACCCTGCAATTAGATACAGCTAGGCGGCAATTGGAATTTGCCATAAAAAACCGCATTCAGAAAATTGTTTTTATCCATGGTGTTGGAGAAGGCGTTTTAAAAACAGAATTAGATTATCTTTTTGGGCGATATAATAATGTGAAATTCTACGATGCCAATTACCAAAAATATGGTTTAGGCGCCACCGAAGTTTACATCTATCAAAATGTGCCCGTAAATTAA
- the rlmD gene encoding 23S rRNA (uracil(1939)-C(5))-methyltransferase RlmD: MSRRKTRKQIFENIEVIDAGAKGKSIAKAPDGKVIFLNNTVPGDVVDVQTFKKRKAYYEGKATIFHKLSDKRTKPACEHFGTCGGCKWQDMAYEHQLFYKQKEVTNNLTRIGHIELPEVTPILGASNPYFYRNKMEFSFSDSRWLTVEEVQSDADLGDRNALGFHIPGMWDKILDIKKCHLQADPSNAIRNAVKTFAVENNLEFFNTRNQTGLLRTMMIRTSSTGDIMVMIQFFKEDKLKRELLLDFLAKTFPEISSLQYVINEKANDTIYDQEVICYKGQDHIFEEMEGLRFKINAKSFYQTNSDQAYELYKITRDFAGLTGNELVYDLYTGTGTIAQFVAKKALKVVGVEAVPDAIKAAKENAQLNKINNVEFFVGDMKQVFNTEFIDAHGQPDVVITDPPRDGMHKDVVEQILNIAPKKIVYVSCNSATQARDLALMNSMYKVTKTQAVDMFPQTYHVENVVLLEKR; encoded by the coding sequence ATGTCTAGAAGAAAAACAAGAAAACAAATTTTTGAAAACATCGAAGTGATCGATGCTGGTGCAAAAGGCAAAAGTATTGCTAAAGCACCAGACGGCAAGGTTATTTTTTTAAACAATACCGTTCCTGGTGATGTGGTAGATGTGCAAACCTTTAAAAAACGCAAAGCCTATTATGAAGGGAAAGCCACCATATTTCATAAACTATCCGATAAGAGAACCAAACCTGCTTGCGAGCATTTTGGCACTTGCGGCGGCTGTAAATGGCAAGATATGGCATACGAGCATCAGTTGTTCTACAAACAAAAAGAAGTTACAAATAATTTAACGCGTATTGGGCACATTGAGTTGCCTGAGGTTACCCCTATTTTAGGTGCTTCGAATCCTTATTTTTACAGGAACAAAATGGAGTTTTCTTTTAGCGACTCGCGATGGCTAACAGTAGAAGAAGTACAATCGGATGCAGATTTAGGCGATCGGAACGCTTTAGGCTTTCATATTCCAGGCATGTGGGATAAAATTTTAGATATAAAAAAATGCCATTTGCAAGCCGATCCGTCAAACGCCATTAGAAATGCGGTTAAAACATTTGCTGTTGAAAATAATTTAGAATTCTTCAACACCAGAAATCAAACAGGCCTATTACGAACCATGATGATTCGCACATCAAGCACGGGAGACATCATGGTTATGATTCAGTTTTTTAAAGAGGATAAACTCAAGCGTGAATTGCTATTAGATTTTCTCGCTAAAACTTTTCCAGAAATCAGCTCATTACAATATGTTATTAATGAAAAAGCAAACGACACCATTTACGATCAAGAAGTAATTTGCTATAAAGGTCAAGATCATATTTTTGAGGAAATGGAAGGCCTGCGCTTCAAAATAAACGCGAAATCTTTTTATCAAACCAATTCCGACCAAGCTTACGAACTGTATAAAATAACAAGAGATTTCGCTGGGTTAACAGGAAACGAGTTGGTTTACGACTTATATACAGGCACAGGAACTATAGCACAATTTGTAGCAAAAAAAGCCCTTAAAGTGGTAGGTGTAGAAGCTGTACCAGATGCCATAAAAGCTGCCAAAGAAAATGCACAATTAAATAAGATAAATAACGTTGAGTTCTTTGTTGGTGATATGAAACAGGTTTTTAATACCGAATTTATAGATGCCCATGGTCAACCCGATGTTGTTATTACCGATCCGCCACGAGATGGTATGCACAAAGACGTTGTGGAGCAAATACTTAATATTGCGCCCAAAAAAATAGTGTATGTAAGCTGTAATAGCGCAACACAAGCTCGTGATTTGGCCCTAATGAACAGTATGTATAAAGTTACAAAGACACAAGCAGTAGATATGTTTCCGCAAACCTATCACGTTGAAAATGTGGTACTGTTGGAAAAACGATAA
- a CDS encoding CCC motif membrane protein, with the protein MEQTKLPNATLILVFGIASIVTCCCYGVVGIALGVIALVLANKASKIYAENPEQYSGYSNVTTGRILAIIGIVLSVLYLLFVAWLVATFGWDALQDQELLQERMLEYMG; encoded by the coding sequence ATGGAACAAACAAAATTACCTAATGCAACACTGATACTCGTTTTTGGAATCGCATCGATAGTTACCTGCTGTTGTTATGGTGTAGTTGGTATAGCACTTGGTGTTATAGCGTTGGTTTTAGCGAATAAAGCCTCTAAAATTTATGCCGAAAACCCAGAACAATATTCTGGTTATAGCAATGTGACGACAGGACGCATCTTAGCCATCATAGGTATTGTATTAAGTGTTCTATATCTACTATTTGTTGCTTGGCTAGTAGCCACTTTTGGCTGGGACGCCCTGCAAGATCAAGAGCTTCTGCAAGAGCGAATGCTAGAATATATGGGCTAA
- a CDS encoding SulP family inorganic anion transporter: MTNFIRKITPNAKDDVLAGITTSFAMVPEVVAFAFVAQIDPLVALSGAFIVGLIAAIFGGRPGLITGAAGAVAVIFVTMISEGHTKGMLFDNPVENMGFFYLFACVILMGIIQVFAGVFKLGKFVRLIPHPVMMGFVNGLAIIIFWAQVKMFSHKSLVVSSDGVKEYVTTFMTGTELYIMIALVAFTMAIIWILPKITTKLPASLTAILITTFLVVFTGMEVSTVGSYIIEGGGTGLKGEFPTPNLELWQNLPINLDTFAFILPYAFLAASVGLIESLMTMNLVDELTETRGDGNRECIAQGAGNIVSGLFGGTGGCGMIGQTVINIKAGGRGRLSGVVMAVSLLTFILFTDKLIEQVPIAALIGVMFVMVIQTFAWSSFRILKKIPKSDAFVLITVSAVTVIYDLAIAVFVGVIISALSFAWESAKRIRARKMTLEDGTRVYEVWGPLFFGSITEFNDKFDIKNDPKNVVIDFIESRVSDHSAIEAIYNLVNKYEAEGKTVKLKHLNEDSKILLYKSNPKFRDIVIDDVDDPRYNLANDPDAFTKGLSDI, translated from the coding sequence ATGACCAATTTTATTAGAAAAATCACTCCGAATGCTAAAGATGATGTCCTCGCGGGTATAACAACCTCGTTCGCCATGGTGCCAGAAGTTGTAGCTTTTGCATTCGTAGCGCAAATAGACCCCTTAGTAGCCCTTTCTGGTGCATTTATAGTGGGATTAATTGCTGCTATCTTTGGAGGAAGACCCGGACTAATTACTGGTGCTGCTGGCGCTGTAGCTGTAATTTTTGTAACCATGATTTCAGAAGGCCATACTAAAGGTATGCTTTTCGATAATCCTGTTGAAAATATGGGCTTTTTCTATTTGTTCGCTTGTGTTATTTTAATGGGAATTATTCAGGTTTTTGCAGGGGTTTTTAAACTTGGTAAATTTGTTAGACTTATTCCGCACCCAGTAATGATGGGGTTTGTTAACGGATTAGCGATAATTATTTTTTGGGCTCAGGTAAAAATGTTTTCTCATAAATCCTTAGTAGTTTCTAGCGATGGTGTAAAAGAATATGTTACAACATTCATGACAGGAACAGAATTGTACATTATGATAGCTTTAGTGGCTTTTACCATGGCAATAATATGGATTCTACCAAAAATTACCACAAAACTACCGGCTTCACTAACTGCAATTTTAATAACAACCTTTTTAGTTGTCTTTACCGGAATGGAGGTCAGTACCGTTGGATCTTATATAATTGAAGGTGGGGGAACCGGACTAAAAGGTGAATTTCCAACTCCTAATTTAGAGTTATGGCAAAATTTACCAATTAATCTGGACACTTTTGCTTTTATATTACCCTATGCGTTTTTAGCGGCTTCGGTTGGATTAATTGAGTCGTTAATGACCATGAATTTAGTAGATGAATTAACCGAAACTCGAGGCGACGGAAATAGAGAATGTATTGCCCAAGGCGCTGGGAATATTGTAAGTGGCCTTTTTGGGGGAACTGGCGGTTGTGGTATGATTGGCCAGACCGTAATTAATATTAAAGCAGGAGGACGTGGACGCCTCTCTGGAGTTGTAATGGCTGTATCTCTATTAACATTTATTCTATTCACAGATAAACTTATTGAGCAAGTACCTATCGCAGCTTTAATTGGTGTTATGTTTGTTATGGTAATTCAAACGTTTGCCTGGTCGAGTTTCAGAATTTTAAAGAAAATACCGAAATCTGACGCCTTTGTACTAATTACAGTTTCGGCAGTAACGGTTATTTACGATTTGGCTATTGCTGTTTTTGTTGGGGTTATTATTTCGGCATTATCTTTTGCTTGGGAAAGTGCTAAACGTATTCGTGCTCGTAAAATGACCCTTGAAGATGGCACGCGAGTTTATGAGGTATGGGGACCTTTATTCTTTGGTTCTATTACAGAGTTTAACGACAAATTTGATATTAAAAATGACCCCAAAAATGTGGTTATAGACTTTATTGAGTCTCGTGTAAGTGACCATTCTGCAATCGAAGCCATATATAATTTGGTGAATAAATATGAGGCCGAAGGCAAGACCGTTAAGCTAAAGCATTTAAATGAAGACTCTAAAATATTACTGTATAAATCGAACCCTAAATTTAGAGATATTGTTATTGATGATGTTGATGATCCGCGTTACAACTTAGCCAACGATCCAGATGCTTTTACGAAAGGGCTTTCAGACATATAA
- a CDS encoding DUF2752 domain-containing protein, with product MSAIEEYMLPCLNKKLFGLDCMGCGMQRAFSLVLEGEFTAAFNMHPAIYSLMVLFVVIAINVFKNFKYSNKIIFFLAIINVIIIVVHFVSKTFLIK from the coding sequence ATGTCAGCAATAGAAGAGTACATGCTTCCTTGTTTAAATAAAAAACTTTTTGGTTTAGATTGTATGGGTTGTGGTATGCAACGCGCATTTTCTTTAGTCTTAGAAGGAGAATTCACCGCAGCTTTTAATATGCATCCTGCTATTTACTCTCTCATGGTACTTTTTGTAGTTATCGCGATAAACGTGTTTAAGAATTTTAAATACAGCAATAAAATAATATTTTTTTTAGCTATTATAAACGTCATTATTATAGTAGTACATTTTGTAAGTAAAACATTTTTAATCAAATAA
- a CDS encoding type II toxin-antitoxin system RelE family toxin gives MKVVFLKTLKKDIEKLKDNNIKIELKQVIQGIEQANTLQSIDNLNKLRGYYSMTYRIKIREYRLGLYHQNNIVYLARFVKKEDVHQVFPDKRLKKTEV, from the coding sequence ATGAAAGTGGTCTTTTTAAAAACCCTCAAAAAAGATATTGAGAAGTTAAAAGACAACAATATCAAGATTGAGTTAAAGCAGGTTATTCAAGGTATAGAGCAAGCAAATACTTTGCAGAGTATCGATAATTTAAATAAGTTACGTGGGTATTACTCTATGACGTATCGCATAAAAATACGGGAGTATAGGCTTGGACTCTACCATCAAAATAATATAGTATATTTAGCTAGATTTGTTAAAAAGGAAGATGTACATCAAGTTTTTCCTGATAAAAGATTAAAAAAAACAGAAGTTTAG
- a CDS encoding DUF5362 family protein: protein MAEKSMFEAFELDINQDVRALLKETSNWTYFLSLIGFIGIAFMFFLGLFFTIFMGTGVLNNSDLYGNMGFSMGYLGLVYVVLAVVYALPVYYLFNFSRKMKSALRQSNTTDFKLAISSLKSHYKFMGIFTIIIISLYLIIIIASLFTVFIF, encoded by the coding sequence ATGGCAGAAAAATCTATGTTTGAAGCTTTTGAGCTAGATATTAATCAGGATGTTAGAGCACTATTAAAAGAAACGTCTAATTGGACGTATTTTCTATCTCTTATCGGGTTTATAGGAATAGCATTTATGTTTTTTTTGGGGTTGTTTTTTACGATTTTTATGGGAACTGGAGTGCTAAACAATAGTGATCTATATGGGAACATGGGGTTCTCGATGGGGTATTTAGGATTGGTATATGTAGTTCTGGCTGTGGTGTATGCGCTTCCAGTATATTACTTGTTTAATTTTTCAAGAAAGATGAAGAGTGCTTTGCGCCAATCCAATACTACAGATTTTAAATTAGCCATTTCCAGTTTAAAATCGCACTACAAATTCATGGGAATATTTACTATAATTATTATTAGTTTATATCTAATAATAATTATAGCAAGTTTATTCACAGTATTTATATTTTAA